One segment of Chthonomonas sp. DNA contains the following:
- a CDS encoding 6-carboxytetrahydropterin synthase, whose product MLTDRSQATVTLARRVTFSCGHRYWLADRTPEENRTLFGLYASPFSHGHNYALEASFAGQIDPVTGMVINIKDLDAILHERVLGSMDLRSLNDEVEYFRDHCPTVENILAYIRSQLQQLPPAVRLTRLKLEETPLLYGELYCDEFKDMLTITRIYEFAASHRLHSDQLTQAQNDELFGKCNNPMGHGHNYVLEVTVGGEPNPTTGMIVDITALDHVVNTEIVDRYDHKNLNADLPEFHGLVPTSEVVAHHIFKALQNSVPAKLVRVRLHETARNIFEISVGA is encoded by the coding sequence ATGCTCACCGATCGGTCCCAAGCCACCGTCACCCTCGCCCGCCGGGTGACGTTCAGTTGCGGCCATCGGTACTGGTTGGCCGACCGCACCCCCGAGGAGAATCGAACCTTGTTCGGTCTCTACGCTTCACCCTTTTCCCATGGGCACAACTATGCGTTAGAAGCGTCCTTCGCGGGGCAGATCGATCCCGTCACGGGCATGGTCATCAATATCAAGGATCTGGACGCAATCCTCCATGAGCGCGTGCTCGGTTCCATGGACCTGCGCAGTCTCAATGACGAGGTCGAGTATTTCCGGGACCATTGCCCCACCGTGGAGAACATCCTGGCCTATATTCGTAGTCAACTACAGCAGCTGCCGCCAGCAGTCCGATTGACGCGGTTGAAGCTGGAAGAGACGCCGCTCCTTTACGGCGAGCTGTACTGTGACGAATTCAAAGACATGTTGACGATCACCCGAATTTACGAGTTTGCCGCTTCCCACCGCCTGCATAGCGACCAGCTAACTCAGGCTCAGAACGATGAGCTCTTTGGAAAGTGCAACAACCCCATGGGGCACGGCCACAACTACGTATTGGAGGTGACGGTGGGAGGCGAGCCCAACCCGACGACCGGCATGATCGTGGACATCACCGCCTTGGATCACGTTGTCAACACCGAGATCGTGGATCGGTACGACCACAAGAACCTGAACGCCGATCTACCGGAGTTTCACGGTCTGGTCCCGACCAGCGAAGTAGTCGCCCATCACATCTTCAAAGCGCTTCAAAACTCCGTGCCCGCGAAGCTAGTCCGGGTAAGGCTTCACGAGACTGCCCGGAACATCTTTGAGATCAGCGTCGGGGCATGA
- the dnaN gene encoding DNA polymerase III subunit beta has protein sequence MKLEINRKDISDALTHAGAASTTRSGVPLLKTVLLEASDSALRMLGCDGEMWAERTVAANVHQPGKVCVECQVMQQLVGALPDGMVEIETVENQVVLRHGQSDWKLMPYLADDFPPIPENTGTAELRLPMKSVREAVDSVSYAVADDHSRPVLTGVLMRYDGARLTLVATDTHRLAVRHIDREGIGSHVDAIVPEKALKAVKSLPLSDDDELTIQFDEQRLYVDAGSAKVVSMLLMGVYPNWERVVPSEFTRSWTLDREELMSNVNRAMILARDSANRVRFSGNGEMIVISARSDEKGEAKEEVATISKNGDIDIAFNGRYVLDALKAMKGEGICAELTESTRPAVFRPIDEVGEQFCVIMPMALS, from the coding sequence GTGAAGCTCGAAATAAACCGCAAAGACATCTCCGATGCGTTGACCCATGCCGGGGCCGCTTCGACGACCCGCTCGGGCGTGCCGCTGTTAAAGACCGTGCTCCTGGAAGCATCAGACTCGGCCTTACGGATGCTGGGATGCGACGGCGAGATGTGGGCCGAACGGACCGTGGCCGCGAACGTCCACCAACCAGGGAAGGTTTGCGTCGAATGTCAGGTGATGCAGCAACTCGTTGGGGCACTCCCCGATGGCATGGTCGAGATCGAGACCGTCGAGAATCAGGTGGTACTTCGTCACGGGCAGTCTGACTGGAAGCTGATGCCCTACTTGGCGGACGACTTCCCGCCCATTCCCGAGAACACAGGCACCGCAGAGCTACGACTTCCGATGAAGAGCGTACGCGAAGCCGTGGATTCAGTCTCGTACGCGGTCGCCGATGATCATTCTCGTCCCGTGTTGACCGGAGTGCTCATGCGATACGATGGCGCGCGGCTCACCCTCGTCGCCACCGACACGCACCGGCTCGCAGTTCGGCACATCGATCGCGAAGGGATCGGATCGCACGTGGACGCCATCGTCCCTGAGAAGGCGCTTAAGGCGGTGAAGTCCTTGCCGCTGAGTGACGACGATGAATTGACCATTCAGTTTGACGAGCAGCGACTGTACGTCGATGCGGGCTCCGCGAAAGTGGTTTCGATGCTCTTGATGGGCGTCTATCCCAATTGGGAGCGCGTCGTTCCGAGCGAATTCACGAGGTCTTGGACCTTGGATCGAGAAGAACTGATGTCGAACGTAAACCGCGCCATGATTCTGGCGCGCGACAGCGCGAATCGCGTGCGCTTCTCTGGTAACGGCGAGATGATCGTCATCTCTGCGCGCAGCGACGAGAAGGGCGAGGCCAAGGAAGAGGTTGCCACGATCAGCAAGAACGGCGACATCGACATCGCCTTTAATGGTCGCTACGTCCTGGATGCGCTCAAGGCGATGAAGGGCGAGGGGATCTGTGCCGAGCTAACTGAATCCACGCGGCCTGCCGTTTTCCGACCCATCGACGAAGTGGGTGAGCAGTTCTGTGTGATCATGCCGATGGCGCTCAGCTAA
- a CDS encoding sigma-70 family RNA polymerase sigma factor: MSSDQLQDTLAEKRWLSALAKGDPQALGAIYEMYGERIFRYAYRMLSNRSDAEDVTAETFLRVLRRSSELRADGAFRTWIFRITRNLCIDKMRQHKLIELPPDAQYNSSEDRTALRLTVQQALRDLPAEYREPLVLCDLEDISAKEAAEVLNISVPALKSRLYRGRRALRDKLGGTLEHRP, encoded by the coding sequence ATGTCGAGCGATCAACTGCAGGACACACTGGCTGAAAAGCGGTGGCTCAGCGCCTTGGCCAAGGGGGATCCCCAGGCCTTGGGTGCGATCTATGAGATGTACGGTGAGCGGATTTTCCGCTACGCATATCGAATGCTGAGCAACCGATCGGATGCCGAAGATGTCACTGCAGAGACGTTTTTGCGGGTCTTGCGACGATCGAGCGAGTTGCGTGCCGATGGCGCGTTTCGCACTTGGATTTTTCGGATCACCCGTAATCTGTGCATCGACAAGATGCGGCAACACAAACTGATTGAGTTGCCACCCGATGCGCAGTACAATAGTTCGGAAGACCGGACGGCTCTGCGGCTGACCGTGCAGCAAGCATTGCGCGACCTGCCTGCGGAATACCGTGAACCGCTCGTTCTCTGTGACCTAGAAGACATCTCTGCCAAGGAAGCGGCGGAGGTACTGAATATCAGCGTACCGGCGCTTAAATCGCGCTTGTACCGGGGCAGGAGAGCCCTAAGAGACAAACTCGGAGGAACGCTAGAGCACCGACCATGA
- the carA gene encoding glutamine-hydrolyzing carbamoyl-phosphate synthase small subunit — MTASLVLSDGTVYQGTRLGAQGVTTGEVVFNTGMTGYQEILTDPSYAGQIVLLTYPLIGNYGINDDDVESARIQPSGLVVREACEYPSNWRSTKTLHAHMEEQGLVGIQGLDTRVITKRIRHGGATMGCITTGDPREALETLRSSKSYDETDFVMSVTTKRPYAWGYSGRDNLDAWHEKESFKHKIVVVDCGLKYNILRRFAALGVRCLVVPATTSAEEVLEWNPDGILLSPGPGDPARLQPVVETVRELLGKRPIFGICLGNQLLCHAIGGRTYKLKFGHRGSNHPVKDLLDGTVTITSQNHGYAVHADSLHGTGGEITQINLNDETVEGIRVPELRASSIQYHPEAAPGPWDSRKYFAQFVDQLADR, encoded by the coding sequence TTGACCGCAAGTCTCGTGTTGAGCGATGGGACCGTTTACCAAGGCACCCGCCTTGGCGCACAGGGCGTGACGACCGGCGAAGTCGTGTTCAACACCGGTATGACCGGTTATCAGGAGATCCTGACCGACCCCAGCTATGCCGGGCAGATCGTCTTGCTCACCTACCCGCTCATCGGGAACTACGGCATCAACGACGACGACGTAGAATCCGCGCGCATCCAACCCTCGGGCCTGGTGGTCCGCGAAGCGTGCGAGTATCCGAGTAACTGGCGAAGCACCAAGACGCTCCACGCTCACATGGAAGAGCAAGGGCTGGTTGGAATTCAGGGCTTGGATACCCGCGTGATCACCAAGCGGATCCGTCACGGCGGCGCGACGATGGGTTGCATCACCACGGGCGATCCGCGCGAGGCACTGGAGACGCTGCGGTCCTCGAAGTCTTACGACGAGACCGACTTCGTGATGTCGGTGACGACGAAGCGACCCTACGCTTGGGGCTACTCGGGCCGGGACAACCTCGATGCCTGGCACGAGAAAGAGTCGTTCAAGCATAAGATCGTTGTGGTCGACTGCGGGCTCAAGTACAACATCCTCCGGCGTTTCGCTGCGCTAGGAGTGCGTTGCTTGGTCGTACCCGCTACCACCTCGGCTGAAGAAGTCTTAGAGTGGAACCCGGATGGGATTCTGCTGAGCCCCGGCCCCGGAGACCCTGCTCGGCTACAGCCCGTCGTTGAAACCGTCAGAGAGCTCCTTGGCAAGCGCCCGATCTTCGGGATTTGTCTCGGCAATCAGCTGCTATGCCATGCCATCGGCGGCAGGACCTACAAGCTCAAGTTCGGTCACCGTGGGAGCAACCATCCCGTAAAGGACTTGCTTGATGGGACCGTGACAATCACGTCGCAGAACCACGGCTATGCGGTCCACGCGGACTCGCTGCACGGGACCGGAGGCGAGATCACCCAGATCAACTTGAACGACGAGACGGTTGAAGGGATCCGGGTGCCTGAGCTGCGCGCCAGCAGCATCCAGTACCACCCCGAAGCCGCGCCTGGCCCCTGGGACAGCCGCAAGTACTTTGCCCAGTTTGTCGACCAACTCGCTGACAGGTAG
- the surE gene encoding 5'/3'-nucleotidase SurE yields the protein MRILVTNDDGIRAEGLKAMVEVAQELGEVWVVAPDRERSACGHSLTMRDPLRVKPHPWESAHAFELSGVPTDCVNVGRELMDQRVDLVLSGFNHGPNLGFDITYSGTVAAAMEGALNGIRSVSASMAMFTEEAPLHLTTGKAAFRELLPRLLQLEWPALAFFNVNVPAIDRAELNAPVFCSMGRRVYEDRIEKREDPWGRTYYWQGGVVAMHRDQPNTDVEAINRGHVSVTPITLDWTDRALLDRLLVADRDHPAVDPALER from the coding sequence ATGCGAATCCTGGTGACGAACGACGACGGCATCCGCGCCGAGGGCTTGAAGGCGATGGTCGAAGTAGCGCAGGAACTTGGCGAGGTGTGGGTCGTTGCGCCGGATCGAGAGCGCAGCGCGTGCGGACACTCACTGACGATGCGTGATCCGTTGCGTGTGAAGCCCCATCCATGGGAGAGTGCGCACGCGTTCGAGCTTTCCGGGGTGCCGACGGATTGCGTGAACGTTGGCCGCGAACTGATGGATCAGCGGGTCGATCTCGTACTCAGCGGTTTCAATCACGGGCCCAACCTGGGATTCGACATCACTTACAGCGGCACGGTCGCAGCAGCGATGGAGGGTGCGCTGAACGGTATTCGCTCGGTTTCGGCGTCGATGGCCATGTTTACAGAGGAGGCACCCCTCCACCTGACGACCGGCAAAGCGGCGTTTCGCGAGCTCCTGCCGCGGTTGCTGCAGCTAGAGTGGCCTGCGCTCGCCTTCTTCAATGTCAACGTTCCCGCCATCGACCGAGCAGAATTGAACGCACCCGTGTTCTGCTCCATGGGGCGGCGAGTGTACGAGGATCGAATCGAGAAGCGAGAGGACCCGTGGGGGCGGACCTACTACTGGCAGGGAGGGGTCGTGGCGATGCACCGGGACCAGCCGAACACTGATGTTGAGGCCATCAATCGTGGCCACGTGAGCGTGACTCCGATCACACTTGATTGGACTGACCGCGCGTTATTGGATCGGCTTCTAGTCGCTGACCGTGACCATCCAGCGGTCGATCCAGCCCTTGAGCGGTGA
- a CDS encoding MerC domain-containing protein: protein MRKHYADPDKIGMIAGTACAIHCVLLGLVASILPFVGLSFLSSTWTDVLFFGIALVVGPMAIFRGIRAHHSWKPAIVFVLGLSLIVGAHTLFGHSHGPVSHPTQAGHIAKVFASVLGGVLLVTFHVWNLRLARAHVCSHACAHMHEVAKKPSTLSH, encoded by the coding sequence ATGAGGAAGCATTACGCGGACCCTGACAAGATCGGGATGATCGCAGGCACCGCCTGCGCCATCCATTGCGTCTTGCTTGGCCTCGTCGCGAGCATTCTCCCATTTGTAGGACTGTCGTTCCTCTCGAGCACGTGGACCGACGTGCTCTTCTTCGGGATCGCGCTCGTCGTCGGCCCGATGGCCATTTTTCGGGGCATCCGCGCACACCACTCTTGGAAGCCGGCCATCGTTTTTGTGCTCGGCCTCAGCCTCATCGTAGGAGCGCACACCCTCTTCGGCCACTCTCACGGGCCAGTGTCTCACCCAACGCAAGCGGGACACATCGCCAAGGTGTTTGCCTCAGTTTTGGGCGGCGTTCTGCTCGTCACTTTCCACGTCTGGAATCTGCGACTGGCCCGTGCTCACGTTTGCTCGCATGCATGCGCGCACATGCACGAAGTCGCAAAAAAGCCGTCAACGCTTTCGCATTGA
- a CDS encoding trypsin-like serine protease — protein sequence MLDSDALNLGAQHPFVGRIEFTPPSDYRSCVLIADKWILTAGHNLPSGSAPRDVKFGNETRTVVQWFRNAGYNSADPTNGLDLMLGRLNQRVTSVPVARIYRQPDERGRIGTIAGYGAGGFPTAYTYDWKLRGGTNLIEGNYAKNQLNVLVDQWPKCLVTDFDNSSTANNALNSSRSPFWNIWATSMESNIAPGDSGGGLFINIGGVAYTAGITSARFRFDSGTNYNLYGTANLFMRISSSKDWIDTTALEAGGVAGEVQYNDFLGDITKHPLTVELRNVGSITPLETQTVVPNIAGTYSFTTALRGTYDVAFKASHWLRSVSTVNINETGISTVNVSLRNGDVNGSNDVDLFDYLLMSDAFDTSVGDTKFSTSADLNGDNMVDFFDYLVFSESYEISGAP from the coding sequence ATGCTGGATTCCGACGCACTGAATCTTGGCGCGCAGCACCCTTTTGTCGGGCGCATTGAGTTTACACCTCCCAGCGATTACCGAAGCTGCGTGCTCATCGCCGACAAGTGGATCCTCACAGCGGGACACAACTTACCAAGCGGCTCTGCTCCGCGCGACGTGAAGTTTGGCAACGAGACCCGGACAGTCGTTCAGTGGTTTCGAAACGCGGGCTACAACTCCGCGGACCCCACCAACGGCTTGGACCTGATGCTGGGGCGCTTGAACCAGCGCGTAACCTCGGTCCCCGTGGCTCGCATCTACCGGCAGCCAGATGAGCGAGGCCGAATCGGGACCATCGCGGGCTACGGCGCGGGAGGATTCCCTACCGCCTACACGTACGATTGGAAGCTCCGTGGGGGCACCAACCTGATTGAAGGCAACTATGCCAAGAACCAGCTCAATGTGCTCGTCGATCAGTGGCCGAAGTGCCTCGTCACCGACTTCGACAACAGCAGCACCGCCAACAATGCGTTGAATTCGAGCCGATCGCCGTTCTGGAACATCTGGGCCACGAGCATGGAATCGAATATTGCCCCCGGCGATAGCGGAGGCGGCCTCTTTATCAACATCGGCGGCGTCGCCTACACGGCTGGTATCACGTCGGCACGATTCCGGTTCGACAGCGGGACGAACTACAACCTGTACGGGACTGCGAACCTATTCATGCGCATCTCGTCCAGTAAGGACTGGATTGACACCACTGCGCTCGAGGCGGGCGGAGTAGCTGGCGAAGTCCAGTACAACGATTTCTTGGGAGACATCACCAAGCACCCGCTCACCGTTGAACTACGAAACGTGGGCAGCATCACTCCGCTCGAAACCCAGACGGTGGTGCCAAACATCGCGGGCACGTACTCCTTCACCACCGCTTTGCGAGGCACGTACGATGTCGCATTCAAAGCTTCGCATTGGTTGCGCTCAGTTTCAACCGTTAACATCAACGAGACTGGTATTTCTACCGTCAATGTGAGCCTCAGAAATGGAGACGTGAACGGTTCAAATGACGTCGATCTATTCGACTACCTTCTCATGTCGGACGCCTTTGACACGTCCGTCGGCGATACCAAGTTCTCGACGAGCGCCGACCTCAACGGCGACAACATGGTGGACTTCTTCGACTACCTGGTATTCAGCGAAAGCTATGAGATTTCGGGTGCACCCTAG
- a CDS encoding VanZ family protein, producing the protein MRHPRTQALTLASLAIALVAFGLPYGSPIWVTLIPGVAALLLVRAARFATAWEANVAAYQLAVIVAFLWSYPHRGPHAAHLTAAMALAGIALALVAIGLIGTREHLVRALPVLFSGVIVAFISGGAGSAGGWAEWLVERFHLPLDQAELIVHFGRKGIHFAFFGLVGLFAWLWLRTQNLDLRRIALLAVLWSASLGTFDEVRQSFHRDRTGSPWDVLIDSGGALCFVGFCTWRARGIS; encoded by the coding sequence GTGCGCCACCCTCGAACCCAAGCCCTCACCCTCGCGAGCCTAGCCATCGCTCTGGTCGCCTTTGGGCTCCCGTACGGATCGCCGATCTGGGTGACACTCATCCCGGGCGTCGCCGCTTTGCTCTTGGTTCGCGCAGCCCGATTCGCCACGGCGTGGGAGGCGAATGTCGCTGCGTACCAGCTCGCGGTCATTGTCGCATTCCTGTGGAGTTACCCGCATCGAGGACCCCATGCAGCTCATCTCACCGCCGCCATGGCGCTGGCCGGAATTGCGTTGGCACTTGTGGCTATCGGCCTCATCGGTACTCGCGAGCACCTAGTTCGAGCACTACCCGTCCTGTTCTCCGGGGTGATCGTCGCATTCATCAGTGGGGGCGCAGGTTCGGCGGGAGGCTGGGCCGAGTGGCTTGTCGAGCGGTTTCACCTGCCCCTCGACCAGGCGGAGCTGATTGTCCACTTCGGGCGAAAAGGGATTCACTTTGCATTCTTCGGACTCGTGGGGCTCTTTGCTTGGCTCTGGCTGCGGACGCAAAACCTGGACCTGCGCCGTATCGCGCTACTTGCGGTGCTGTGGTCGGCGAGCCTCGGCACCTTTGATGAAGTGCGGCAGTCATTCCACCGAGACCGGACTGGCAGCCCTTGGGACGTACTCATCGACAGCGGCGGAGCGCTTTGCTTCGTGGGTTTTTGCACCTGGAGGGCGCGTGGCATTTCGTAA